A window of Sphingobacterium sp. lm-10 contains these coding sequences:
- a CDS encoding family 20 glycosylhydrolase codes for MIKPSLFFSYFLLAVLHLSYAQQVKKGQDLPLIPYPQSVTTQQGFWSPSTELLQYYSDDLSFFEQEINVLTQQVFAGKTLQLARNAGSAQLLLLKDAAIQAEHYHLEITEKGVRLSAGTPSGMFYGLQSLNQLIITAKSDQALALPFMKVEDGPSFGWRGAHLDVARHFFSKEYIFRFIDLLALYKFNKFHFHLTDDQGWRLEIKKYPKLAEVGGWRTYNNHDTALLEKAKTNPDFDLPKEHLRERNGITEYGGYYTQDDIREILQYAQSRHIEVIPEIDMPGHMYMATKAYPELLLDTGEASWGKTFSTPICPCKEEAYTFVEHVLTEVMELFPSKYIHIGADEVEKDSWEKSPLCQALMKELNITDLDELQSYFVNRVNTFITKNGKQAIGWDEVLDGGVDTSMTVMYWRGWEKDAPHKAASRGHDVIMTPTNPLYFDFLPNSSSLNSVYHFRPIPSDLPQQDKARIMGAQANTWTEMIPSVARLEFMILPRLTALAERVWTNQELFASYQERIVKHYQAWQHLGYSFRMPDLYGFADQQVIVDGKAVLKVNNPLPSAKVYYTLDGSLPMPTSAVLDEALVVREPSQIRFASITESGAKSELYQVDFKRDSWKKPVKASVKGRKNGLLTQYYADKFPKVAAIQGEVAREEVLANVHMEDTISMPSFAAKLRGFIRAPKDGIYSFYFTCDDGGVLRIADQMVVDNDGNHSPIMKSGQIALKKGLHDFAIDFIEAGGGFTLELKYSVDGGDVQPIPDDWFYQP; via the coding sequence ATGATTAAACCTTCTTTATTTTTCAGCTATTTCCTTTTAGCTGTGCTTCATTTAAGCTATGCACAGCAGGTAAAAAAGGGACAAGATTTGCCTTTAATTCCTTACCCGCAATCGGTAACTACGCAGCAAGGCTTTTGGTCTCCAAGTACGGAGTTACTTCAGTATTATAGCGATGATCTTTCCTTCTTTGAGCAGGAAATCAATGTGCTTACCCAGCAGGTATTTGCTGGCAAGACGCTACAACTAGCACGTAACGCCGGTTCTGCACAACTACTTTTGTTGAAAGATGCCGCTATCCAGGCAGAACATTATCATTTAGAAATTACTGAAAAAGGTGTGCGTCTTAGTGCTGGTACGCCGTCGGGTATGTTTTACGGTTTACAATCATTGAATCAATTGATCATAACCGCTAAATCTGACCAAGCACTTGCCTTGCCTTTTATGAAAGTGGAAGACGGTCCAAGTTTTGGGTGGCGTGGTGCTCATCTGGATGTAGCGAGACATTTCTTTTCCAAAGAATACATCTTTCGCTTCATCGACTTGCTCGCCTTGTACAAGTTTAATAAATTCCACTTTCACCTGACGGATGATCAGGGTTGGCGTTTAGAAATTAAGAAATACCCAAAGTTGGCTGAAGTTGGTGGTTGGAGAACCTATAATAACCACGACACCGCGCTATTGGAGAAGGCAAAAACCAATCCGGATTTCGACCTTCCAAAGGAACATCTTCGCGAACGAAATGGTATAACGGAATATGGAGGCTATTACACCCAAGACGATATTCGGGAGATCTTACAGTATGCCCAATCGAGGCATATTGAGGTCATTCCTGAGATAGATATGCCAGGGCATATGTATATGGCTACTAAAGCATATCCTGAGCTACTCTTGGATACCGGAGAAGCAAGTTGGGGGAAAACCTTCTCCACACCAATCTGTCCTTGTAAGGAAGAAGCGTATACTTTTGTAGAGCATGTATTGACAGAGGTGATGGAATTATTTCCAAGTAAATACATTCATATCGGTGCGGACGAGGTGGAGAAAGACAGCTGGGAGAAATCTCCGCTATGCCAAGCGCTCATGAAAGAATTGAATATTACGGATCTCGATGAGTTGCAAAGTTATTTTGTGAACCGGGTCAATACGTTTATCACTAAAAATGGTAAGCAGGCGATTGGCTGGGATGAAGTACTGGATGGGGGAGTAGATACCTCTATGACGGTCATGTACTGGCGAGGATGGGAGAAGGACGCACCGCACAAAGCGGCTTCCCGAGGGCACGATGTGATTATGACACCGACCAATCCTTTGTATTTCGACTTTCTTCCCAATAGCAGCTCGCTAAACAGCGTGTACCATTTCCGTCCTATTCCATCGGATCTTCCGCAACAAGATAAAGCGCGTATCATGGGAGCACAAGCGAATACTTGGACCGAGATGATCCCGTCGGTAGCCCGGTTAGAGTTTATGATTTTACCAAGATTAACCGCATTAGCAGAGCGAGTGTGGACTAATCAGGAATTGTTTGCCTCTTATCAGGAGCGCATCGTGAAACATTACCAGGCTTGGCAACACTTGGGATATAGCTTTCGAATGCCGGATTTATACGGATTTGCCGATCAGCAGGTGATCGTAGATGGCAAGGCTGTGTTGAAAGTAAATAACCCTTTACCATCGGCCAAAGTATATTATACCCTAGATGGAAGCTTGCCGATGCCAACTAGTGCGGTATTGGATGAGGCGCTCGTAGTGCGTGAGCCTAGTCAGATTCGTTTTGCGTCTATCACCGAAAGTGGGGCTAAGAGTGAGCTGTATCAGGTAGACTTTAAAAGAGATAGCTGGAAGAAGCCGGTAAAAGCATCGGTAAAAGGTCGCAAAAATGGTCTGTTGACCCAGTACTACGCCGATAAATTTCCAAAAGTAGCGGCTATACAAGGCGAGGTAGCGCGAGAAGAGGTACTTGCCAATGTGCATATGGAAGACACAATCAGTATGCCTTCGTTTGCTGCCAAGCTCCGCGGTTTTATACGTGCACCAAAAGATGGTATCTATAGTTTCTACTTTACCTGCGACGATGGTGGCGTTTTGAGAATAGCTGATCAAATGGTGGTAGACAATGATGGAAATCATTCACCTATTATGAAGAGTGGACAGATTGCGCTGAAAAAAGGCTTACACGACTTCGCCATTGACTTTATCGAAGCGGGTGGAGGTTTTACTTTAGAACTAAAATATAGTGTAGATGGGGGAGATGTACAACCTATTCCAGACGACTGGTTTTACCAACCTTAA
- a CDS encoding S8 family peptidase: MNKINKALLYLALGIFPYAGIAQDKDTPPANWYNLDFQKDGIMGISTEKAYEFLKSKTAKPVVVAVLDGGVDVEHEDLKEVLWVNPKEKAGSTKDNDGNGYIGDVYGWNFLGNANGENVDQDNLEVTRLIRKYEPKYISVLPSTRLSEAERREFVAYQGMIGDYTSKMEEAQFGATNYTRLKEDIDGLIASIGKEPKDITKADLDKITPSNDRQKMAVRIIKKELEKDPFEKFYDSLTEGVEYYQEQVNYHLNKEFNPRTIIGDNYDDASERYYGNPDVKGPDAGHGTHVAGIIGAKRGNNIGIDGVANHVQIMSVRTVPNGDEHDKDVANAIRYAVDNGARIINMSFGKAYAYNKQTVDDAVKYAESKDVLLVHAAGNDGADVDVTKNYPMKYYTDSLGSIQGEASNWITVGATGWKQDADLVATFSNYGYRSVDVFAPGVKINSTMPESKYKEQQGTSMAAPVVAGLAAILRSYYPDLTAPEVKDIILKSVTKVDQKVKVPGEGRSRKAYLDEISVSGGVVNAYEAVKLADELASKR; encoded by the coding sequence ATGAATAAAATAAACAAAGCATTACTCTATCTCGCATTGGGAATATTCCCTTATGCCGGTATCGCTCAGGATAAGGATACGCCACCAGCTAACTGGTATAACCTCGACTTTCAGAAAGATGGGATTATGGGGATAAGTACGGAGAAGGCGTATGAGTTTTTAAAGAGTAAAACCGCGAAGCCCGTCGTCGTAGCCGTATTGGACGGTGGAGTTGATGTGGAACACGAAGACCTTAAAGAGGTGTTATGGGTCAATCCAAAAGAAAAAGCAGGCAGCACAAAAGATAATGATGGCAATGGTTACATCGGGGATGTGTATGGATGGAATTTCTTAGGGAACGCGAACGGAGAAAACGTTGATCAGGACAATTTGGAGGTCACTCGTCTGATTCGTAAGTATGAGCCCAAATACATTTCCGTTTTGCCAAGTACCCGTCTTTCGGAAGCCGAGCGTCGCGAATTTGTGGCTTACCAGGGTATGATTGGTGATTATACTTCTAAAATGGAAGAAGCACAGTTTGGTGCTACAAACTATACCCGTCTCAAAGAGGATATTGATGGATTGATTGCCAGTATTGGCAAGGAACCCAAAGATATTACTAAAGCGGATCTGGATAAAATAACGCCAAGCAATGACCGCCAGAAGATGGCCGTTCGGATTATCAAAAAAGAATTGGAAAAGGATCCTTTTGAAAAATTCTATGATAGCCTTACTGAAGGTGTGGAATACTACCAAGAGCAGGTAAATTATCACTTGAATAAGGAATTTAATCCAAGAACAATCATTGGTGATAATTATGACGATGCCAGTGAGCGCTATTATGGTAATCCCGATGTGAAAGGGCCAGATGCCGGACATGGTACGCATGTAGCAGGCATTATCGGCGCAAAGCGTGGCAACAATATCGGTATTGATGGTGTGGCAAACCATGTGCAAATTATGTCGGTACGTACCGTACCTAATGGAGATGAGCATGATAAGGATGTGGCTAATGCCATCCGTTATGCGGTAGATAATGGTGCCCGGATTATCAACATGAGTTTCGGAAAAGCGTATGCATACAATAAGCAAACGGTGGACGATGCGGTTAAATATGCTGAATCTAAAGATGTCTTATTGGTGCATGCTGCCGGTAATGATGGTGCCGATGTAGATGTCACAAAAAACTATCCGATGAAATATTACACCGACAGTTTAGGGTCGATTCAAGGGGAAGCGAGCAACTGGATTACTGTGGGCGCTACAGGATGGAAACAAGATGCTGATTTGGTTGCTACGTTCTCCAACTATGGATACCGCAGTGTAGACGTTTTTGCGCCAGGTGTAAAAATTAATTCTACGATGCCGGAATCTAAATACAAAGAGCAGCAGGGTACCAGTATGGCTGCGCCGGTGGTAGCTGGATTAGCGGCAATCTTACGTTCTTATTATCCGGATTTAACGGCACCAGAAGTGAAAGATATTATCTTAAAATCGGTCACGAAAGTAGATCAAAAGGTTAAGGTGCCAGGAGAAGGTCGCTCTAGAAAAGCATACCTGGATGAGATCTCTGTGTCTGGAGGTGTTGTTAACGCCTATGAGGCCGTGAAATTGGCGGATGAATTGGCGAGCAAACGATAA
- the rpiB gene encoding ribose 5-phosphate isomerase B: MSRKIAIGSDHAGFEYKELLIIMLEEAGYAVADFGPSNGDSVDYPDFAHPVSSSVEKQENELGILICGSANGVAITANKHQGIRAAIAWLEEIAVLARQHNDANIICIPARFIDTDLAKKIVTAFISTDFEGGRHANRVNKIACS, from the coding sequence ATGTCCAGAAAAATAGCTATTGGCAGCGACCACGCAGGATTTGAATATAAGGAATTATTGATCATTATGCTGGAAGAAGCTGGCTATGCCGTGGCCGATTTTGGCCCGTCCAATGGGGACTCAGTCGATTACCCAGACTTTGCACATCCCGTATCCAGCAGCGTAGAAAAGCAGGAAAACGAACTGGGAATCCTTATTTGCGGCAGCGCCAATGGTGTTGCTATTACTGCAAATAAACATCAAGGTATACGGGCCGCCATCGCTTGGTTAGAAGAGATCGCCGTGCTGGCTCGGCAGCACAATGATGCCAATATCATCTGTATTCCGGCACGCTTTATTGACACCGATTTAGCCAAGAAAATCGTAACCGCATTTATATCCACCGATTTTGAAGGCGGTAGGCACGCCAATCGCGTGAACAAAATTGCGTGTTCTTAG
- a CDS encoding peptidylprolyl isomerase, which produces MQKIISILFLSCCAAFVAYGQKTHVVFQTAVGEVEVELFDDTPKHRDMFLQAVRDSVYHQALFNRVIAGFVNQGGELDEPILKEEADGLRIRERLAAEILPHHFHYKGALGAGRDDNTEKASYLSQIYFVVGKVSTHAELDALEKARAVSIPAEYREIYTSIGGIPRLDGDYTIFGQIVRGMDVMEQINQVPTNSDDVPLTPIAFSVRVLEVPTQ; this is translated from the coding sequence ATGCAAAAAATCATATCCATTCTATTCCTCAGTTGTTGTGCCGCTTTTGTAGCCTACGGACAAAAAACGCATGTCGTATTTCAAACCGCTGTTGGGGAGGTAGAAGTCGAACTATTCGATGACACACCGAAGCATCGGGATATGTTTTTGCAGGCGGTGAGGGATAGTGTTTACCATCAAGCCTTGTTCAATCGTGTCATTGCTGGCTTTGTCAATCAGGGCGGCGAGCTAGACGAGCCTATTCTGAAAGAGGAAGCAGACGGTCTGCGCATACGCGAAAGACTGGCTGCCGAAATTTTGCCGCATCACTTCCACTACAAAGGAGCATTAGGTGCTGGTCGTGATGATAACACCGAAAAAGCGTCGTATCTATCACAAATTTATTTTGTAGTTGGGAAGGTGAGTACCCATGCGGAATTGGATGCCTTGGAGAAGGCTAGAGCCGTAAGTATTCCTGCCGAATACCGAGAAATATATACCTCTATAGGCGGTATACCACGTCTGGATGGTGATTATACCATTTTCGGGCAGATCGTTCGTGGGATGGATGTGATGGAGCAGATCAATCAAGTGCCTACCAACTCAGATGATGTGCCTTTGACCCCAATTGCCTTTTCGGTACGTGTTTTGGAAGTACCTACGCAATAA
- a CDS encoding M28 family peptidase has product MKKYLSLLFIVPAVWSCTFAQDAAQKKYAGEITEELAKKHLTILASPEFEGRGTGQAGGQKATEYVAQQFKEFGLIKPVNGSYFQPVSLVKSVYAVKNFSIAGKSYTYGKDFYVQGENSLQNYSADELIFIGYGIADEKYNDLNGLDIAGKVVVFINEGEPKDASGNSLITGTNKESDWTRSRLKRLQELMKKNPKLIIATSSQVAQNLTRIGGRLTSGRVSLKKADSPAVNNGIPMVIATEDMINSLLASNKTDLDQVKKKISDTKKPNSFVIKAKLRADMGNSQEDLDDPNVLGLLEGSDLKDEIVVIGGHWDHDGILPDGTIFPGADDNGTGTVAVIDIARAFSIAKKEGKGPRRSILFIAYAAEEKGLLGSNYYVENPIFPLENTVACINIDMIGRIDDKHLEGNHNYVHVIGTNKLSSELNPLVEKANEQYTGMELDGMYNDPNDPMRLYYRSDHYNFAKKGIPSLFFFSGLHPHYHTPEDTVDKIDFPMMVKREHLIFHTTWDIVNRDNKLVVDIPEDGGVR; this is encoded by the coding sequence ATGAAAAAATACCTTTCTCTATTATTTATTGTGCCAGCGGTTTGGAGCTGCACGTTTGCGCAAGATGCCGCACAGAAGAAGTACGCTGGTGAAATTACGGAAGAGCTTGCAAAAAAGCACCTGACCATTTTAGCTTCTCCAGAATTTGAAGGACGAGGTACTGGTCAAGCTGGTGGTCAGAAAGCGACAGAATACGTAGCCCAGCAATTTAAAGAATTTGGGTTGATAAAACCGGTAAACGGTTCTTACTTCCAACCAGTAAGCTTGGTAAAGTCCGTGTATGCAGTCAAGAACTTCAGCATCGCTGGAAAATCTTACACCTACGGAAAAGACTTTTACGTGCAGGGAGAAAATAGCCTTCAAAACTATAGTGCAGATGAGTTGATCTTCATTGGCTACGGTATTGCCGATGAAAAATACAATGACCTTAACGGTCTTGATATTGCTGGTAAAGTGGTGGTATTTATCAACGAAGGAGAGCCAAAGGATGCCTCTGGAAATTCACTGATCACAGGTACAAATAAAGAATCTGACTGGACGCGCAGCCGCTTGAAGCGCCTACAGGAGCTGATGAAGAAAAACCCAAAACTGATCATTGCGACCTCTTCTCAGGTGGCTCAAAACCTGACTCGCATCGGTGGTCGATTAACTTCAGGACGTGTTAGTTTGAAAAAAGCAGACAGCCCGGCAGTAAATAACGGCATCCCTATGGTGATAGCGACAGAAGATATGATCAATAGCCTATTAGCATCTAATAAAACCGATCTGGATCAGGTAAAGAAGAAAATCTCGGACACTAAAAAGCCAAACTCTTTCGTGATCAAAGCAAAATTGCGTGCAGATATGGGCAATAGCCAGGAAGATCTAGACGATCCGAATGTATTGGGATTGCTAGAAGGGTCTGATCTTAAAGACGAAATCGTCGTTATAGGTGGGCACTGGGATCACGATGGCATTTTACCTGATGGAACGATCTTCCCAGGAGCGGATGATAATGGAACAGGAACAGTTGCCGTAATTGACATTGCTCGCGCTTTCTCCATAGCAAAAAAAGAAGGTAAAGGACCTCGCCGTAGTATCTTATTCATTGCGTATGCAGCAGAAGAAAAAGGATTATTAGGTTCTAACTACTACGTAGAAAACCCAATATTTCCGTTGGAAAACACCGTGGCATGTATCAACATTGACATGATCGGACGGATAGACGATAAGCACTTGGAAGGTAATCACAACTATGTTCATGTGATCGGAACGAACAAGCTTAGCTCGGAATTGAACCCTTTGGTAGAAAAAGCCAATGAGCAATATACGGGCATGGAGCTAGACGGCATGTACAATGACCCTAATGATCCTATGAGATTATATTACCGCTCAGATCACTATAATTTCGCTAAGAAAGGCATTCCGTCGCTATTTTTCTTCTCGGGCTTGCATCCGCACTACCATACTCCGGAAGACACCGTGGATAAAATCGACTTCCCAATGATGGTTAAGCGTGAACACCTGATCTTCCACACGACTTGGGATATTGTGAATCGCGACAATAAATTAGTCGTAGATATTCCAGAAGATGGCGGCGTTCGCTAA
- the tatC gene encoding twin-arginine translocase subunit TatC, whose product MSNKNVKLLEALKNKGKSIEAEMSFFEHIEVLRWHLIRSVLAIAVFAILAFTFYDFVFNDIIMGPKNLDFWTYRMMCKVGDLLNLDGFCVERIPFNIINTELAGQFMLQINSCLLMAVALGFPYLLFEVWLFVKPALTDVERKGAQGFVFYATILFIVGALFGYYIVVPLSVNFLANVSLSEEITNQITIDSYLSTIATLTLGCGVIFLLPILIFILSKLGIMTPEFMRASRRYAIVIILIIAAIITPTADVITLLTVSAPMFILYELSISVSASVKRSKLQREKEFYKNSN is encoded by the coding sequence ATGTCAAATAAAAACGTAAAACTTCTCGAGGCATTAAAAAATAAAGGAAAGAGCATAGAGGCAGAAATGTCTTTTTTTGAACATATAGAAGTCTTGAGATGGCATCTTATTCGCTCTGTACTAGCCATTGCAGTGTTTGCCATTCTAGCATTCACATTCTATGATTTCGTATTTAACGACATCATTATGGGACCCAAAAATTTAGATTTTTGGACGTACAGAATGATGTGTAAGGTCGGTGACTTGCTCAATCTCGATGGTTTCTGTGTCGAGCGGATTCCCTTCAATATTATCAACACCGAGTTGGCTGGGCAGTTCATGTTACAGATAAACTCCTGCTTGCTCATGGCAGTCGCCCTCGGCTTTCCCTACCTCCTCTTCGAGGTATGGCTGTTTGTAAAACCTGCTCTAACAGATGTGGAGCGCAAGGGTGCACAAGGCTTTGTCTTCTATGCCACGATTCTATTTATCGTAGGTGCATTATTCGGTTACTATATCGTGGTGCCGCTCTCCGTTAACTTTCTGGCCAATGTCTCTTTAAGTGAAGAGATTACCAATCAGATTACCATCGATTCGTACCTATCTACCATTGCTACATTGACTTTAGGATGTGGTGTGATTTTTCTGCTTCCGATATTGATTTTTATCTTATCCAAGTTGGGCATCATGACGCCAGAATTTATGCGTGCGAGCAGACGCTATGCTATTGTCATCATCCTGATCATTGCAGCGATTATTACGCCTACGGCGGATGTGATCACGCTGCTCACGGTAAGTGCGCCGATGTTCATCTTATATGAGCTCAGCATCTCGGTATCCGCAAGTGTAAAACGGAGCAAATTGCAACGTGAAAAAGAATTTTACAAAAACAGCAATTAA
- a CDS encoding S9 family peptidase: MKFKTSFGLIALTIIAGSCGTQEEKKSAPQWPSNVEAPVADVNPYTRIIHGDTVIDNYYWLNDYFKEGPDSTKVVAYLNAENTYTQAMMKDTEGFQESLFKELKGRIKEADESVPYLKDGYYYYRRTDEGKQYYKLCRKKGSLDAKEEILLDVDKMAEGHAYYAVGGTSISPDNNLLAYAVDTVSRREYTVQIKNLTTGEVYTDRIARTSGNMVWAADNKTVFYTAQNPKTLLSEKIKRHTLGTAETADIVVYEEKDKTNYIGVSKSKNGAYLLIYSGGTLSSEVRYLESGSPQGTFKVFQPRQKDVLYSVTPLEDKFIVVTNENAKNFKVMETPLDKTEKTNWKPLIPHRNDVLVEGVEEFKDFMVVSERKNGLSQLAVHDLKAGTQHYLDFGEETYTVYAGTNAEYNSEILRYGYTSLVTPNSTYDYNMRSKEKELKKQQEVLGGYDANQYETKRLFATATDGTKVPISMVYKKGFKQNGQAPLLLYAYGSYGASMDPTFSSTRLSLLNRGFAFAIAHIRGGEEMGRQWYEDGKMMNKKNTFTDFIDCGKYLIDQKFTSSAHLYAEGGSAGGLLMGAIINMAPKLWNGVIAAVPFVDVVTTMLDETIPLTTNEYDEWGNPNEEAAYRYMKSYSPYENIEAKEYPNLLVTTGLHDSQVQYFEPAKWIAKLRATKKGDNVVLLKTDMEYGHGGASGRFDYLKDLALEYAFLFKLEGITE; the protein is encoded by the coding sequence ATGAAATTTAAAACATCATTTGGTTTGATTGCACTTACAATTATCGCAGGATCCTGCGGAACACAGGAAGAAAAGAAAAGCGCGCCACAATGGCCCAGCAATGTAGAAGCACCCGTCGCGGATGTCAATCCCTACACCCGTATTATCCATGGCGATACGGTAATCGACAACTACTATTGGTTGAATGACTATTTTAAAGAAGGTCCGGACTCGACCAAGGTTGTCGCGTACTTAAACGCAGAAAACACCTATACCCAAGCGATGATGAAGGATACCGAAGGGTTTCAGGAGTCTTTGTTTAAAGAGCTGAAAGGCCGGATCAAAGAAGCGGATGAGAGTGTGCCTTATCTGAAAGATGGTTACTATTATTATCGCCGTACGGATGAAGGCAAGCAGTATTACAAATTGTGCCGAAAAAAAGGGTCGCTGGATGCCAAGGAAGAAATACTGTTGGATGTAGATAAAATGGCCGAAGGCCACGCGTACTACGCGGTGGGCGGCACATCAATCAGTCCGGACAACAACCTGTTGGCTTACGCAGTAGACACCGTATCTCGCAGAGAGTACACGGTTCAGATCAAGAATCTTACTACGGGCGAAGTCTATACGGATCGGATAGCACGCACATCGGGCAATATGGTATGGGCCGCCGACAATAAAACGGTTTTCTATACTGCTCAGAACCCAAAAACCTTACTTTCCGAAAAGATCAAAAGACATACCCTGGGCACGGCCGAAACGGCAGATATCGTAGTCTATGAGGAAAAGGATAAAACCAATTATATTGGTGTATCCAAATCTAAAAATGGGGCTTACCTACTCATTTATTCGGGTGGTACATTGAGTTCCGAAGTGCGCTATTTGGAGTCTGGCTCACCACAAGGAACGTTTAAAGTTTTCCAACCACGCCAGAAGGATGTTTTGTATAGTGTAACACCGTTGGAAGACAAATTTATTGTGGTAACCAATGAAAATGCAAAGAATTTCAAAGTCATGGAAACTCCGTTGGATAAGACCGAAAAAACCAACTGGAAACCGCTGATACCACACCGAAATGATGTGCTCGTGGAGGGAGTGGAAGAATTCAAAGATTTTATGGTGGTATCCGAAAGGAAGAACGGGTTATCTCAGTTGGCCGTGCACGATCTTAAGGCAGGCACACAACACTATCTGGATTTTGGGGAAGAAACCTACACCGTGTATGCGGGAACGAATGCGGAATACAATAGCGAAATCTTAAGGTATGGATACACCTCTTTGGTGACACCCAATTCCACCTACGATTATAACATGCGTAGTAAAGAGAAAGAGCTAAAAAAACAGCAAGAGGTATTGGGCGGTTACGACGCCAATCAATATGAAACCAAACGACTGTTTGCGACCGCGACTGATGGCACGAAGGTGCCGATCTCCATGGTGTATAAAAAAGGCTTTAAGCAGAATGGACAAGCGCCTTTATTATTATATGCATACGGTTCGTATGGCGCGTCTATGGATCCGACATTTAGCTCTACCCGCTTGAGTTTATTGAATCGGGGTTTTGCATTTGCGATTGCACATATTCGTGGCGGCGAAGAAATGGGACGTCAATGGTATGAAGATGGTAAAATGATGAATAAGAAAAACACCTTTACCGACTTCATTGATTGTGGGAAATACTTGATCGACCAAAAATTCACTTCTTCCGCCCATCTGTATGCAGAAGGCGGCAGTGCCGGAGGCTTATTAATGGGTGCCATCATTAATATGGCGCCCAAATTATGGAATGGCGTTATCGCTGCCGTACCATTCGTGGATGTGGTCACTACGATGCTGGACGAAACGATCCCGCTGACGACGAATGAATACGATGAATGGGGAAATCCGAACGAGGAAGCCGCTTACCGCTACATGAAATCCTATTCGCCTTATGAGAATATCGAGGCGAAGGAATATCCGAACCTGCTGGTGACTACTGGACTACATGATAGCCAGGTGCAGTATTTTGAACCAGCGAAATGGATAGCGAAGCTGCGCGCCACGAAGAAGGGTGACAACGTCGTATTGCTTAAAACCGACATGGAGTATGGCCATGGTGGCGCTTCCGGTAGATTTGACTACCTCAAGGATCTTGCGCTGGAGTATGCCTTCCTATTTAAGTTAGAAGGGATAACAGAGTAA
- a CDS encoding DUF2157 domain-containing protein, translating to MKKLDVTRQDHDTLSEAIDFWETRGYLDPQKGTELRDSLDVKSFDWGRLARYAFWVALGCLVFAVLSLFIDEAFVQFVQSLSDAPDVIYFGFFAALAVIFYALGFRYKLRNPNKTLSIETMMLVGVFATAASIGFLGKILGKDTSHYSVFFLLSVVIYGVLAVRFKSQLIWIFMLISLGIWFGTETAHHSNWGFKFWGMNYPLRFTLFGLVITLIAIFIVPRIKALLEFRKTSYVVGLLYLMISLWALSIFGNYSDWNRWASIRQYEMFYWGLISTAISLGLVLYGLRFKDNTTREIGFVFFIINVYTRYVEYLWDNMNRTLFFLFLAISFWLVGRWAEKIWNKRNAD from the coding sequence ATGAAAAAACTGGATGTAACACGCCAAGATCACGATACCCTAAGTGAGGCGATAGATTTTTGGGAAACCCGCGGCTATTTGGATCCGCAAAAGGGAACTGAGCTACGCGACTCGCTTGATGTCAAAAGCTTCGACTGGGGTCGGTTGGCTCGTTATGCTTTCTGGGTAGCCTTGGGCTGCTTGGTTTTTGCCGTATTATCGCTTTTTATCGACGAAGCATTTGTACAATTTGTACAAAGCTTATCAGATGCACCCGATGTCATCTACTTTGGTTTCTTTGCAGCATTAGCGGTGATATTCTACGCACTCGGTTTTCGTTACAAATTGCGGAATCCTAATAAGACACTGTCTATTGAGACCATGATGCTGGTCGGCGTATTTGCCACCGCAGCATCCATCGGCTTTCTCGGTAAAATATTGGGGAAAGATACCAGTCATTACTCGGTGTTTTTCTTACTCTCTGTTGTTATATATGGTGTGTTGGCGGTACGGTTTAAGTCACAACTGATTTGGATCTTTATGCTCATTAGCCTAGGTATATGGTTTGGAACGGAGACTGCCCATCACAGTAATTGGGGCTTTAAGTTTTGGGGAATGAACTATCCATTGCGCTTCACCCTGTTCGGACTGGTGATTACGCTCATCGCCATTTTTATCGTTCCACGTATAAAAGCGCTCCTAGAGTTTCGAAAGACGAGCTACGTCGTTGGCTTATTATACCTGATGATCTCGCTATGGGCCTTATCCATCTTTGGAAATTACAGCGATTGGAATCGCTGGGCATCCATCCGACAATACGAAATGTTCTACTGGGGCTTGATCTCTACCGCTATTTCTTTGGGTTTGGTTTTATATGGGCTGCGTTTTAAGGATAATACGACGCGAGAAATTGGTTTTGTATTCTTTATCATCAATGTCTATACGCGTTATGTGGAGTATTTGTGGGATAATATGAATCGTACCCTATTTTTTCTGTTTTTGGCGATTTCTTTTTGGTTAGTAGGGCGATGGGCAGAAAAAATATGGAACAAGCGGAACGCTGATTAG